Proteins encoded in a region of the Pyxidicoccus trucidator genome:
- a CDS encoding SWIM zinc finger family protein, with product MTTATRHPVELRYATASDVEAAPDASRVLLALEGSRGTVGVRGRVRDAALFRDALAATFGILSSDLRYRGKDRTAYLAYLMKQGKRASALIWEAQKAFLDNALEGEEKKDAVLDPVLTVDPDSVSLEVFSRDESAYARLSFDNALFEGREAAHGSTFLDVPPDLPARVDRLRTYVPVSLEAHVALPARPAQPAREPRNVEVPHAWLRGFLQVQSAATLPATTCRLAPIDLYNLLFALRTRKAKKAPRALRFELVPGAPPRLVLEPWELVLEAHGGTYTGSAPAVVRTFGRQRLAALARLLPHAHSVRVQLLGPGLPVFWVIDMGAATLTLGLTGWTESGWSSAAAFDALMPRAVPDGLAEKLRTRLRAEGPLPFETLVASAGVPKESVRAALQLECLRGRVLFDVARGEYRPRELMATPVDEAVIRYGSEREARAHRLLGDGSPGAGEVKLTKVHEVVGEGTRIHGEVVDREAVRSFFPSFMLDVEGRLREANCGCPHHRRSGVREGPCEHLLALRLAYSRRRAEEEALRQTPEGRKLIRAETRSYVRRDAESGLETVYRVSLDGQVVAVEWGPRTGEARHQRLWFDSDAEARGAYFTRLEKLAAEGYIDAASALV from the coding sequence GTGACGACCGCCACACGTCACCCCGTCGAGCTGCGCTACGCCACCGCGAGCGACGTCGAGGCCGCGCCGGACGCCTCGCGCGTGCTGCTGGCCCTGGAGGGCTCTCGCGGCACCGTGGGCGTACGCGGCCGTGTGCGCGACGCCGCGCTGTTCCGCGACGCGCTCGCCGCCACCTTCGGCATCCTCTCCTCGGACTTGCGCTACCGGGGCAAGGACCGCACCGCGTACCTCGCGTATCTGATGAAGCAGGGGAAGCGGGCCAGCGCGCTCATCTGGGAGGCGCAGAAGGCCTTCCTCGACAACGCGCTGGAGGGTGAGGAGAAGAAGGACGCGGTGCTGGACCCCGTCCTCACCGTGGACCCGGACAGCGTGTCCCTGGAGGTCTTCTCCCGCGACGAGAGCGCCTACGCGCGCCTGTCCTTCGACAACGCCCTCTTCGAGGGCCGCGAGGCCGCGCACGGCTCCACCTTCCTGGACGTGCCCCCGGATTTGCCCGCCCGAGTGGACAGGCTGCGCACCTATGTGCCGGTGTCGCTGGAGGCCCACGTGGCCCTGCCCGCGCGCCCCGCGCAGCCCGCCCGTGAGCCGCGCAACGTGGAGGTGCCCCACGCCTGGCTGCGCGGGTTCCTCCAGGTGCAGTCCGCCGCCACGCTGCCGGCGACCACCTGCCGGCTGGCGCCCATCGACCTCTACAACCTCCTCTTCGCGCTGCGCACGCGCAAGGCGAAGAAGGCCCCGCGCGCGCTGCGCTTCGAGCTGGTCCCCGGCGCCCCGCCCCGGCTGGTGCTGGAGCCCTGGGAGCTGGTGCTGGAAGCCCACGGCGGCACGTACACGGGCAGCGCCCCCGCGGTGGTGCGCACCTTCGGCCGCCAGCGCCTCGCCGCGCTCGCGCGCCTGCTGCCCCACGCGCACTCGGTGCGGGTGCAGCTGCTGGGCCCCGGCCTGCCGGTGTTCTGGGTCATCGACATGGGCGCGGCCACGCTGACCCTGGGCCTCACGGGCTGGACGGAGAGCGGCTGGTCCTCGGCCGCCGCCTTCGACGCCCTCATGCCCCGCGCGGTGCCGGACGGGCTGGCGGAGAAGCTCCGCACCCGCCTGCGCGCGGAAGGGCCCCTCCCCTTCGAGACGCTCGTCGCCAGCGCGGGGGTTCCGAAGGAGTCCGTGCGCGCGGCGCTCCAGCTGGAGTGCCTGCGCGGGCGCGTCCTCTTCGACGTGGCCCGGGGCGAGTACCGTCCCCGCGAGCTGATGGCCACGCCGGTGGACGAGGCCGTCATCCGCTACGGCAGCGAGCGCGAGGCCCGGGCCCACCGCCTGCTCGGCGACGGCAGCCCCGGCGCGGGCGAGGTGAAGCTGACCAAGGTGCACGAGGTGGTGGGCGAGGGCACCCGCATCCACGGAGAGGTGGTGGACCGCGAGGCGGTGCGCAGCTTCTTCCCCAGCTTCATGCTGGACGTGGAGGGGCGCCTGCGCGAGGCCAACTGCGGTTGCCCACACCACCGCCGCTCCGGAGTGCGCGAAGGCCCCTGCGAGCACCTGCTGGCGCTGCGCCTGGCGTACTCGCGCCGCCGCGCGGAGGAGGAAGCGCTGCGTCAGACGCCGGAAGGGCGCAAGCTCATCCGTGCCGAGACGCGCTCCTACGTGCGCCGGGACGCGGAGAGCGGCCTGGAGACAGTGTACCGCGTGTCGCTGGACGGGCAGGTGGTGGCGGTGGAGTGGGGTCCGCGCACGGGCGAGGCGCGTCACCAGCGGCTCTGGTTCGACTCGGATGCGGAGGCGCGCGGGGCATATTTCACGCGCCTGGAGAAGTTGGCGGCTGAAGGCTACATCGACGCGGCCTCGGCCTTGGTGTAA
- a CDS encoding HEAT repeat domain-containing protein yields the protein MPVLAIGNIEKVRALAANARLLLVGGARASTASRVTAYEPGSSKVLWTTELPSAVLALCISGERWAAAGADGTLHFGTLSDGKAAFQLHGAHPGGVTALASSADGKRLFSAGADGMVRGWDWESTRKLHEWKASPQPLRAVAVDSSGTYVACGGEDGVVRAFTVATGARRDMPGHEGAVRALTFTPRDGRLVSGGDDGKLRIWYLVGAVEFEVRGDKDSGHAGSVLALLFPPTPATEPGGDEPGDRVWSAGSDGKVKAWRLDERRKPRTLDVGSKPVHALAFVPPANARQAKQTLGSVFAAGEDRRTHRFGIAPDGKPSDDHDTFQHGFDLLTESLKAGRPKRESSVKEAAALEEVEALDFVLQVLASDKDAEVRRLAAQELAAKGRTAARPKLRERLNDDHPMVRKAALEALETLETESPLSAPRAALDSRFADIRVAGLERLAKLGGVSPLVPGLIAGKLADTEAAVGLAALDALTEVTPGGSTEPLRTAFERGPAHLKVEVLIRAAGAGLLGHPQLQPLAARALDDSDADVRRVAFTVRVLERRALAHALESRDEDFARATKDVARRLAQRARRAQGVAGNPPLTDAEVQAARDTLPAQGAVGGALAESDLEPLLAAMACRTPDTAVRGARGLAQLGDGRALGALLQLSREPDTAIRRQAAASLQALQDARARERLVWMLDDANADVRAAALDAVVALDSDAPLSAAEAALRSGHEDVRVRGLDRLVKLGTATQGAEPLLGDALEDESSKVRSEAFRTLWAWNEKQPEKALDRALSGRFPDLRTRAVEVLSQRGTEGWAQERLKKTVEDRDTGVAMAAYEAWVKLVGKEKPEPHLAALASTHAALRIAGAERSIHAPVETLRSPLLKLVQDEDIHVAVAALEALDELVPKENGPLLAGIASASLHVRVRAAELLAPRGAEDIIEPMRLLITDKDLERLYPPAFLNPLRIRASRALASLGSRRLLNFFATVLVPHELSEIQEQGGRGLATASRRGDEGYLLDALGHANVAVRSWAADGLSRLGDTRALPVLTGNLRNDHLPIRLGAILSFAALGPEGDGGLLHGLEDRAAEVQEMVFAIVLARDLRANRRGEPPDLLTSALSSGRPEVRYAAARALELRTEQDASRAQLVEGLLPPRPEKAGDMKEWPSEEDRSKRMVGLAEALSSDQPEQRYAAAQVLLLRNKPLDYFREAQKVARPRTLEAPWKPETAPTVSPVQATPAKSWLRRLFSAVKPGVPETSPEAAASAERQHLRRLAFGAYVGLLRQVSAGDDEGHRVRRDAVDRVVKLTQEGYAGTPAAVAALLRALEDPHQLVRKAALAGLKELFPSGSDEPLALALASLAPDVARAALDELAARGDVAKPRIAAALNSPLADVRRYAFELLEKLSPPGSLEPLLAALGSEHADLRVGVIERLAGANDSRVTEALGRAMASEHEDLRMRASELLAWRGDDRAVEVLAAFLRSENVAASKRAVEALGRLATPAAVGALAARLQAAADGNERQRLVVALGNTRRPEALDVLARRCLEDESSAVRTLCVTAAMSVAGVDVKKRDAALAVRFLRHAVKSQDVLVRQAAVRELEHGAEAGQSEVLVGLFADRDVTVRADAVERYAKRVLEHGADVEPLEEVLRAGARELMLPAAEGVAHKGRASALRPLLLYARAGEDGQRERALLALGTLGDARALSELETVAAGGTPEAPTEPSMVAAAIEGLGRLAAKLPDGEDRRRVEEKVETAAVDGASLDLQQAGMRGLRAIGGERARVKLEALLTDPETDLDVRTTAAQELAKLKDTEAEAALAAALDDEEEEVRQEARKALDVLFPKERTRVEFLAVASQHEDISEPAAAYLSDEGDPALLVPRLATLSNVALRLRLRRGLARRGALPVPEVVALLGNDKPEAREEAASLVGTWTGEAREPGTVDVAALSRALVTAERRTATEWSATSAPKRTALTAAWERLLWAGSRLGAAALFDSARAILQGGEAGAPARVRQEAARVLGRLGTVDGTLQLKGAKQASVLSDKERTAAAETLRASLADPDARVRAAAADALAKLAPERASAWALEVKPFDPVALGPTGGKTAPDALTTSEGRRLAVPTLLGAKAEEPLLALARSAKPDTKQDAWSALSRLGGDAAAKLLHDAAFDNSQSVELRKAAWRAHKRARRAAERARNRKEGTPS from the coding sequence ATGCCCGTCCTCGCCATCGGCAACATCGAGAAGGTCCGTGCGCTCGCGGCCAACGCCCGCCTGCTGCTGGTGGGCGGGGCGCGCGCCTCCACCGCCAGCCGCGTCACCGCGTACGAGCCGGGCTCCAGCAAGGTGCTGTGGACCACGGAATTGCCCTCCGCCGTGCTCGCCCTCTGCATCTCCGGCGAGCGCTGGGCCGCGGCCGGCGCCGACGGCACGCTGCACTTCGGCACCCTCTCCGACGGCAAGGCCGCCTTCCAGCTCCACGGCGCGCACCCCGGCGGCGTCACGGCGCTCGCCTCCAGCGCGGACGGCAAGCGGCTTTTCAGCGCGGGCGCGGATGGCATGGTGCGCGGCTGGGACTGGGAGTCCACCCGCAAGCTGCACGAGTGGAAGGCGTCGCCCCAGCCGCTGCGCGCGGTGGCGGTGGACTCCTCCGGTACGTACGTGGCCTGCGGCGGGGAGGACGGCGTGGTGCGCGCCTTCACCGTGGCCACCGGGGCCCGGCGCGACATGCCCGGCCACGAGGGCGCCGTGCGGGCGCTCACCTTCACCCCGCGTGACGGGCGCCTGGTGTCCGGCGGCGACGACGGGAAGCTGCGCATCTGGTACCTCGTCGGCGCGGTGGAGTTCGAGGTGCGCGGCGACAAGGACTCCGGCCATGCCGGCTCCGTGCTCGCCCTCCTCTTCCCGCCCACGCCCGCCACCGAGCCCGGGGGCGACGAGCCCGGCGACCGCGTCTGGTCCGCCGGCAGCGACGGCAAGGTGAAGGCGTGGCGCCTGGACGAGCGCCGCAAGCCGCGCACGCTGGACGTGGGCAGCAAGCCGGTGCATGCGCTCGCCTTCGTGCCGCCCGCCAACGCGCGGCAGGCGAAGCAGACGCTGGGCTCCGTCTTCGCGGCCGGCGAGGACCGCCGCACGCACCGCTTCGGCATCGCCCCGGACGGCAAGCCCTCGGACGACCACGACACCTTCCAGCACGGCTTCGACCTGCTGACCGAGTCCCTCAAGGCGGGCCGTCCCAAGCGCGAGTCCTCCGTGAAGGAGGCCGCCGCGCTGGAGGAGGTGGAGGCGCTGGACTTCGTCCTCCAGGTGCTGGCCTCGGACAAGGACGCAGAGGTGCGCCGGCTGGCCGCGCAGGAGCTGGCCGCGAAGGGCCGCACCGCCGCCCGTCCGAAGCTGCGCGAGCGCCTCAACGACGACCACCCCATGGTGCGCAAGGCCGCGCTGGAGGCCCTCGAGACGCTGGAGACCGAGTCGCCCCTGTCCGCGCCGCGCGCCGCGCTGGACTCGCGCTTCGCGGACATCCGCGTGGCGGGGCTGGAGCGCCTGGCGAAGCTGGGCGGCGTGTCTCCGCTGGTGCCGGGCCTCATCGCCGGGAAGCTGGCGGACACCGAGGCCGCCGTGGGGCTGGCCGCGCTGGACGCCCTCACCGAGGTGACGCCGGGCGGAAGCACCGAGCCCCTGCGCACCGCCTTCGAGCGCGGCCCCGCGCACCTCAAGGTGGAGGTGCTCATCCGCGCCGCCGGAGCCGGGCTGCTGGGCCACCCGCAGCTGCAGCCGCTGGCGGCACGCGCGCTGGACGACTCGGACGCCGACGTGCGCCGCGTGGCCTTCACCGTGCGCGTGCTGGAGCGCCGGGCCCTGGCCCACGCGCTGGAGTCGCGCGACGAGGACTTCGCCCGCGCCACCAAGGACGTGGCCCGCCGGCTGGCCCAGCGCGCGCGCCGCGCCCAGGGCGTCGCCGGCAACCCGCCCCTCACCGACGCGGAGGTGCAGGCCGCCCGCGACACGCTGCCCGCGCAGGGCGCCGTCGGGGGCGCACTGGCCGAGTCGGATTTGGAGCCCCTGCTGGCCGCCATGGCCTGCCGCACGCCGGACACGGCGGTGCGAGGCGCTCGGGGCCTGGCGCAGCTCGGAGACGGGCGTGCCCTGGGCGCGCTGCTCCAGCTCTCCCGCGAGCCGGACACCGCCATCCGCCGGCAGGCCGCCGCCTCGCTCCAGGCGCTCCAGGATGCCCGCGCCCGCGAGCGGCTGGTGTGGATGCTGGACGATGCGAACGCGGACGTGCGCGCCGCCGCGCTGGACGCAGTGGTGGCGCTGGACTCCGACGCGCCCCTCTCCGCCGCCGAGGCCGCGCTGCGCTCCGGGCACGAGGACGTGCGCGTGCGCGGCCTGGACCGGCTGGTGAAGCTGGGCACGGCGACGCAGGGCGCGGAGCCGCTGCTCGGAGACGCGCTGGAGGACGAGTCCTCCAAGGTGCGCAGCGAGGCCTTCCGCACGCTGTGGGCGTGGAACGAGAAGCAGCCCGAGAAGGCGCTGGACCGCGCGCTGTCCGGCCGCTTCCCTGACCTGCGTACCCGCGCGGTGGAGGTGCTCTCCCAGCGCGGCACCGAGGGCTGGGCGCAGGAGCGGCTGAAGAAGACGGTGGAGGACCGCGACACGGGCGTGGCCATGGCCGCGTACGAGGCGTGGGTGAAGCTGGTGGGCAAGGAGAAGCCGGAGCCGCACCTGGCGGCGCTCGCCTCCACGCACGCCGCGCTGCGAATCGCGGGGGCGGAGCGCTCCATCCACGCGCCCGTGGAGACGCTGCGCTCGCCGCTGCTGAAGCTCGTGCAGGACGAGGATATCCACGTCGCCGTCGCCGCGCTGGAGGCGCTCGACGAGCTGGTGCCGAAGGAGAATGGGCCCCTGCTGGCGGGCATCGCCTCGGCCTCGCTGCACGTGCGCGTGCGCGCCGCGGAGCTGCTGGCCCCGCGCGGCGCCGAGGACATCATCGAGCCGATGCGGCTCCTGATTACCGACAAGGACCTGGAGCGCCTCTACCCGCCCGCGTTCCTCAACCCGCTGCGCATCCGCGCCTCGCGCGCGCTGGCCTCGCTGGGCTCGCGGCGGCTGCTGAACTTCTTCGCCACCGTGCTGGTGCCGCATGAGTTGAGCGAAATCCAGGAGCAGGGCGGTCGCGGCCTCGCGACGGCCAGCCGCCGGGGTGACGAGGGCTACCTGCTGGACGCGCTGGGCCACGCCAACGTGGCGGTGCGCTCGTGGGCCGCGGACGGCCTGTCCCGCCTGGGTGACACGCGCGCGCTGCCGGTGCTCACCGGCAACCTGCGCAACGACCACCTGCCCATCCGCCTTGGCGCCATCCTCTCCTTCGCGGCCCTGGGTCCGGAGGGGGACGGCGGCCTGCTGCACGGCCTGGAGGACCGCGCCGCCGAGGTGCAGGAGATGGTGTTCGCCATCGTCCTCGCCCGTGACTTGCGCGCCAACCGCCGGGGCGAGCCGCCCGATTTGCTCACCAGCGCCCTCTCCAGCGGAAGGCCAGAGGTGCGCTACGCCGCCGCTCGCGCACTGGAGCTGCGCACGGAGCAGGACGCATCGCGCGCCCAACTGGTGGAGGGCCTGCTGCCGCCCCGCCCGGAGAAGGCCGGCGACATGAAGGAGTGGCCCTCCGAGGAGGACCGCTCGAAGCGCATGGTGGGGCTCGCCGAGGCCCTCTCCAGCGACCAGCCCGAGCAGCGCTACGCGGCGGCCCAGGTGCTGCTGCTGCGCAACAAGCCGCTCGACTACTTCCGCGAGGCCCAGAAGGTGGCCCGCCCGCGCACGCTGGAGGCCCCGTGGAAGCCGGAGACGGCGCCCACCGTGTCGCCCGTGCAGGCCACGCCCGCGAAGAGCTGGCTGCGCCGCCTCTTCTCCGCCGTGAAGCCGGGCGTACCGGAGACCTCGCCCGAGGCCGCCGCCAGCGCCGAGCGTCAGCACCTGCGCCGCCTGGCCTTCGGCGCCTACGTGGGCCTGCTGCGGCAGGTGTCCGCGGGCGACGACGAGGGCCACCGGGTGCGCCGCGACGCGGTGGACCGCGTGGTGAAGCTGACGCAGGAGGGCTACGCCGGCACGCCCGCCGCCGTGGCCGCCCTGCTGCGCGCCCTGGAGGACCCGCACCAGCTCGTCCGCAAGGCGGCGCTGGCCGGACTCAAGGAGCTGTTCCCCTCGGGCAGCGACGAGCCGCTGGCGCTCGCCCTGGCCTCGCTGGCTCCGGACGTGGCCCGCGCCGCGCTGGACGAGCTGGCCGCGCGGGGCGACGTCGCGAAGCCGCGCATCGCCGCCGCGCTCAACTCGCCGCTGGCGGACGTGCGCCGCTACGCCTTCGAGCTGCTGGAGAAGCTCAGCCCGCCCGGCAGCCTGGAGCCGCTGCTGGCCGCGCTGGGCAGCGAGCACGCCGACCTGCGCGTGGGCGTGATTGAGCGGCTGGCCGGCGCCAACGACTCGCGCGTCACCGAGGCGCTGGGCCGGGCCATGGCCAGCGAGCACGAAGATTTGCGCATGCGCGCCTCGGAGCTGCTGGCGTGGCGCGGGGATGACCGCGCGGTGGAGGTGCTCGCCGCCTTCCTGCGCTCGGAGAACGTGGCCGCCTCGAAGCGCGCGGTGGAGGCCCTGGGCCGGCTGGCCACGCCCGCCGCCGTGGGCGCGCTGGCCGCGCGGCTCCAGGCGGCGGCGGATGGCAACGAGCGGCAGCGGCTGGTGGTGGCGCTCGGCAACACGCGCCGCCCGGAGGCCCTGGACGTGCTGGCCCGCCGGTGCCTGGAGGACGAGTCCTCCGCCGTGCGCACCCTCTGCGTCACCGCCGCCATGAGCGTGGCCGGCGTGGACGTGAAGAAGCGCGACGCGGCGCTGGCCGTGCGCTTCCTGCGGCACGCGGTGAAGAGCCAGGACGTGCTGGTGCGGCAGGCCGCCGTGCGCGAGCTGGAGCACGGCGCCGAGGCCGGCCAGTCCGAGGTGCTGGTGGGCCTCTTCGCGGACCGCGACGTCACGGTGCGCGCGGACGCGGTGGAGCGCTATGCGAAGCGCGTCCTCGAGCACGGCGCCGACGTGGAGCCGCTGGAGGAGGTGCTGCGCGCTGGCGCTCGCGAGCTGATGCTCCCGGCCGCCGAGGGCGTGGCACACAAGGGCCGGGCCAGCGCGCTGCGGCCCCTGCTGCTGTACGCTCGCGCGGGCGAGGACGGGCAGCGCGAGCGCGCCCTGCTGGCCCTGGGCACCCTGGGCGACGCGCGCGCCCTGTCGGAGCTGGAGACTGTCGCCGCGGGTGGCACGCCGGAAGCTCCGACGGAGCCGTCGATGGTGGCCGCCGCCATCGAGGGCCTGGGCCGCCTCGCCGCGAAGCTGCCGGACGGAGAGGACCGTCGCCGCGTCGAGGAGAAGGTGGAGACCGCCGCGGTGGACGGCGCCAGCCTGGACCTGCAGCAGGCCGGCATGCGCGGCCTGCGCGCCATTGGCGGAGAGCGCGCCCGCGTGAAGCTGGAAGCGCTGCTCACCGACCCGGAAACGGACCTGGACGTGCGCACCACGGCGGCGCAGGAGCTGGCGAAGCTGAAGGACACCGAGGCCGAGGCCGCCCTCGCCGCCGCGCTGGACGACGAAGAGGAGGAGGTGCGCCAGGAGGCGCGCAAGGCGCTGGACGTGCTCTTCCCGAAGGAGCGCACGCGGGTGGAGTTCCTCGCGGTGGCCAGCCAGCACGAGGACATCTCCGAGCCCGCCGCCGCGTACCTCTCCGACGAGGGAGACCCCGCGCTGCTGGTGCCTCGACTGGCCACGCTGTCCAACGTGGCGCTGCGCCTGCGGCTGCGGCGGGGACTCGCGAGGCGGGGCGCCCTGCCCGTCCCCGAGGTGGTGGCGCTGCTCGGCAACGACAAGCCGGAGGCCCGCGAAGAGGCCGCGTCCCTGGTGGGCACGTGGACGGGCGAGGCGCGCGAGCCGGGCACGGTGGACGTAGCCGCGCTGTCCCGCGCGTTGGTGACGGCCGAGCGCCGCACCGCTACTGAGTGGTCCGCGACGTCCGCTCCGAAGCGCACCGCGCTGACCGCCGCGTGGGAGCGACTGCTGTGGGCCGGCTCGCGGCTCGGAGCCGCCGCCCTGTTCGACTCCGCGCGCGCCATCCTCCAAGGTGGCGAGGCCGGAGCCCCCGCCCGGGTCCGCCAGGAGGCCGCGCGCGTCCTGGGCCGGCTGGGTACGGTGGACGGCACGCTCCAACTGAAGGGCGCGAAGCAGGCCTCCGTCCTCTCCGACAAAGAGCGCACGGCGGCGGCGGAGACGCTCCGCGCGTCGCTGGCTGACCCGGATGCCCGGGTGCGCGCGGCGGCAGCGGATGCGCTGGCGAAGCTCGCCCCCGAGCGTGCTTCGGCCTGGGCACTGGAGGTGAAGCCCTTCGACCCGGTGGCCCTCGGCCCCACGGGCGGGAAGACGGCGCCGGACGCGCTCACCACCTCCGAGGGCCGCCGCCTCGCGGTCCCCACGCTGCTGGGCGCGAAGGCCGAGGAGCCGCTGCTGGCCCTGGCCCGGAGCGCGAAGCCCGACACGAAGCAGGACGCCTGGTCCGCGCTGAGCCGGCTGGGCGGAGACGCCGCGGCGAAGCTGCTGCATGACGCCGCCTTCGACAACTCGCAATCCGTGGAGCTGCGCAAAGCCGCCTGGCGTGCCCACAAACGTGCACGTCGCGCCGCCGAGCGCGCCCGGAACCGGAAGGAAGGGACCCCGTCGTGA